The following coding sequences are from one Bradyrhizobium sp. 200 window:
- a CDS encoding efflux RND transporter permease subunit, whose protein sequence is MNFSRFFIDRPIFAGVLSTLIFVAGLLSLPALPISEYPEVAPPTVVVRAQYPGANPKVIAETVSTPIEEQINGVEGMLYMSSQATTDGLMTLNVTFRLGTDPDKAQQLVQNRVAQAEPRLPSEVRTLGITTIKSAPDLTMVVHLLSPNGRYDMTYLRNYAVLNVKDRLARIEGVGQVQLFGSGDYSMRVWLDPQKVAERGLSAADVVREIRAQNVQAAAGVVGASPSEVGLDLQLSINAQGRLQTEEEFGEIIVKNGANGEVTRLRDIARIELGAADYSLRSLLDNKSAVAVPIFQSPGSNAIQISDTVRKMMVELKANMPDGMDYSIVYDPTQFVRASIEAVVHTLLEAVALVVLVVILFLQTWRASIIPLIAVPVSIIGTFAVMHVFGFSINALTLFGLVLAIGIVVDDAIVVVENVERNIEQGLTPKEAAYQAMQEVTGPIIAIALVLIAVFVPLAFITGLTGQFYKQFALTVAISTVISAFNSLTLSPALAAVLLKSHDAPKDALTRGMDRVLGWFFQRFNRFFHRSSEAYGHGVKRVISRRAIVMVGYVALIGVTFGLFKAVPGGFVPGQDKQYLVGFAQLPDGATLDRTEEVIRRMGDIALKLPGVESAVAFPGLSINGFTNSSNSGIVFVTLKPFEERKTANLSAGAIAGQLNGKFSAIQEAFIAMFPPPPVAGLGTIGGFKLQIEDRAGLGYEALNDATKAFIAKAQTAPQLAGLFSSYQVNVPQLYADIDRTRARQLSVPVTSVFDTMQIYLGSLYVNDFNKFGRTYSVRVQADAKFRARADDVGLLKVRSDTGEMVPLSALLKIKESAGPERAMRYNGFLTADLNGGAAPGYSTGQAQAVVEKIAADTFPKGIAFEWTDLTYQEIIAGNSSLVVFPVALLLVFLVLAAQYESLTLPLSIIMIVPMGLLAAMLGVWLTKGDNNVFTQIGLIVLVGLSAKNAILIVEFARELEFAGRKPVQAAIEASRLRLRPILMTSLAFIMGVVPLVISSGAGSEMRHAMGVAVFSGMIGVTAFGIFFTPMFYVLLRAMAGNRPLTQHGEASVGNIARSPAE, encoded by the coding sequence ATGAACTTTTCCAGATTTTTCATCGATCGGCCGATCTTCGCGGGTGTGCTGTCGACCCTGATCTTCGTGGCGGGACTTCTGTCGCTGCCGGCGCTGCCGATCTCGGAATATCCGGAAGTGGCGCCGCCGACGGTGGTGGTGCGCGCGCAATATCCGGGCGCCAACCCCAAGGTGATCGCCGAGACGGTATCGACGCCGATCGAGGAGCAGATCAACGGGGTCGAAGGCATGCTCTACATGAGCAGCCAGGCCACCACCGATGGATTGATGACGCTCAACGTGACGTTCCGGCTCGGCACCGATCCGGACAAGGCACAGCAACTGGTGCAAAACCGGGTGGCGCAGGCCGAGCCGCGACTGCCCAGCGAGGTCCGCACCCTCGGCATCACCACGATCAAAAGCGCGCCCGACCTCACCATGGTGGTGCATCTGCTGTCGCCGAACGGCCGCTACGACATGACCTATTTGCGCAACTATGCCGTGCTCAACGTCAAGGATCGGCTGGCGCGTATCGAAGGCGTCGGCCAGGTGCAGTTGTTCGGCTCCGGCGACTATTCGATGCGGGTCTGGCTCGATCCGCAGAAGGTCGCCGAGCGCGGGCTGTCGGCCGCCGACGTGGTGCGCGAGATCCGGGCCCAGAACGTCCAGGCGGCGGCCGGCGTGGTCGGGGCATCGCCAAGCGAGGTCGGGCTCGATTTGCAGCTCTCCATCAACGCACAGGGGCGACTGCAGACCGAGGAAGAGTTCGGCGAAATCATCGTCAAGAACGGCGCCAATGGCGAAGTCACAAGGCTGCGCGACATCGCCCGGATCGAGCTTGGTGCCGCGGACTATTCGCTGCGCTCGCTTCTGGACAACAAATCAGCGGTCGCGGTGCCGATCTTCCAGTCGCCGGGCTCCAATGCGATCCAGATTTCCGACACCGTCCGCAAGATGATGGTCGAGCTGAAGGCGAATATGCCCGACGGCATGGACTACAGTATCGTCTATGACCCCACGCAATTCGTTCGCGCCTCGATCGAGGCGGTGGTGCACACGCTACTGGAAGCCGTGGCCCTGGTCGTGCTGGTGGTTATTCTGTTCCTGCAGACCTGGCGTGCGTCGATCATTCCGCTAATCGCGGTGCCGGTTTCCATTATCGGCACCTTTGCCGTCATGCATGTGTTTGGCTTCTCGATCAACGCGCTGACGCTGTTCGGGCTGGTGCTGGCGATCGGCATCGTCGTCGATGACGCCATCGTCGTGGTCGAGAACGTCGAGCGCAACATCGAACAGGGGCTAACGCCAAAGGAGGCTGCATATCAAGCGATGCAGGAAGTCACCGGCCCGATCATCGCGATCGCGCTGGTGCTGATCGCGGTGTTTGTGCCGTTGGCGTTCATTACCGGATTGACCGGCCAGTTCTACAAGCAGTTCGCGCTGACGGTGGCGATCTCGACGGTGATTTCCGCGTTCAATTCGCTGACGCTGTCGCCGGCGCTGGCGGCCGTGCTGCTGAAATCCCACGACGCACCAAAGGACGCGCTGACCCGCGGCATGGATCGCGTGCTCGGCTGGTTCTTCCAGCGTTTTAACCGCTTCTTTCACCGCAGTTCCGAAGCCTACGGCCACGGCGTCAAACGGGTGATCTCGCGCCGGGCAATCGTGATGGTCGGCTATGTCGCGCTGATCGGCGTCACTTTTGGGCTGTTCAAGGCGGTGCCCGGCGGCTTTGTCCCCGGCCAGGACAAGCAATATCTGGTCGGCTTCGCGCAACTGCCTGACGGCGCGACGCTCGACCGCACCGAAGAGGTGATCCGCCGCATGGGTGATATCGCCTTGAAGCTGCCGGGCGTCGAAAGCGCCGTGGCGTTTCCCGGCCTGTCGATCAACGGTTTCACCAACAGCTCGAATTCGGGAATCGTGTTCGTCACGTTAAAGCCTTTCGAAGAGCGCAAGACGGCCAATCTCAGCGCGGGCGCGATCGCTGGACAGCTCAACGGCAAGTTTTCCGCGATCCAGGAAGCCTTCATTGCAATGTTCCCACCGCCGCCGGTGGCGGGACTCGGCACCATCGGCGGCTTCAAGCTGCAGATTGAGGATCGCGCCGGGCTGGGTTATGAGGCGCTCAACGACGCCACCAAGGCGTTCATCGCCAAGGCTCAAACTGCGCCACAACTGGCCGGCCTGTTCTCCAGCTATCAGGTCAACGTGCCGCAGCTTTATGCCGATATCGACCGTACCCGGGCGCGACAGCTCAGCGTGCCAGTGACCAGCGTGTTTGATACCATGCAGATCTATCTCGGCTCGCTCTACGTCAACGACTTCAACAAGTTCGGCCGCACCTATTCGGTGCGGGTACAGGCGGACGCGAAATTCCGCGCCCGCGCCGACGACGTTGGCCTGTTGAAGGTGCGCTCCGACACCGGCGAGATGGTGCCGCTGTCGGCGCTGCTGAAGATCAAGGAAAGCGCCGGGCCGGAGCGCGCCATGCGCTACAACGGCTTCCTTACCGCTGACCTCAATGGCGGTGCCGCGCCCGGCTATTCGACCGGGCAGGCCCAGGCAGTGGTGGAGAAGATCGCGGCAGACACCTTTCCGAAGGGCATCGCGTTCGAGTGGACCGACCTGACGTATCAGGAAATCATTGCCGGCAATTCGTCGCTGGTGGTGTTTCCGGTGGCGCTGCTGCTGGTATTCCTGGTGCTCGCCGCGCAATACGAGAGCCTGACCCTGCCGCTGTCGATCATCATGATCGTGCCGATGGGGTTGCTGGCGGCGATGCTCGGCGTCTGGCTGACCAAGGGCGACAACAACGTGTTCACCCAGATCGGATTGATCGTTCTGGTGGGACTGTCGGCCAAGAATGCCATCCTGATCGTGGAATTCGCGCGCGAGCTGGAATTCGCCGGACGCAAGCCGGTGCAGGCCGCGATCGAAGCCAGCCGCTTGCGGCTGCGGCCGATCCTGATGACTTCGCTTGCCTTCATCATGGGCGTGGTGCCGCTGGTGATCTCCAGTGGCGCTGGCTCCGAGATGCGTCATGCTATGGGGGTTGCGGTGTTTTCAGGCATGATCGGCGTCACGGCGTTCGGCATCTTCTTCACGCCGATGTTCTACGTGCTGCTGCGCGCCATGGCCGGTAACCGGCCGCTGACGCAGCATGGCGAAGCATCGGTAGGAAATATCGCGCGCAGTCCGGCCGAGTGA
- a CDS encoding ribonuclease activity regulator RraA has protein sequence MTKLSDATRNKLKTVSTATVATALFKRGFRIQMIQDVHPLGPDQPVLVGEAFTLRYMPAREDLNKIDVFRDRSHPQRKAIEDCPPGAVLVMDSRKDARAASAGAILVTRLMQRGCAGVITDGGFRDSAEIAGLGFPAYHHRPSAPTNLTLHQAIEINVPIGCGDAPVFPGDVILGDSDGVIVIPAHLADEIADEAVEMTAFEDFVTEQVRGGRSILGLYPATDPQTPKDFAAWRKAHGR, from the coding sequence ATGACAAAACTGAGCGATGCCACCCGCAACAAGCTGAAGACCGTCTCCACCGCCACCGTCGCCACCGCGCTGTTCAAGCGCGGCTTCCGCATCCAGATGATCCAGGATGTGCATCCGCTTGGCCCCGATCAACCGGTGCTGGTCGGCGAGGCCTTTACGCTGCGCTACATGCCGGCGCGCGAGGACCTCAACAAGATCGACGTGTTTCGCGACCGTAGCCATCCGCAGCGCAAGGCGATCGAGGATTGCCCGCCCGGCGCGGTACTGGTCATGGACAGCCGCAAGGACGCGCGTGCGGCGTCCGCCGGCGCCATCTTGGTGACCCGCCTGATGCAGCGCGGCTGTGCCGGTGTGATCACCGATGGCGGCTTTCGCGATTCGGCCGAAATCGCCGGCCTCGGCTTTCCCGCCTATCATCATCGCCCGAGCGCGCCGACCAATTTGACGCTGCATCAGGCGATCGAGATCAACGTCCCGATCGGCTGCGGCGATGCGCCGGTGTTTCCCGGCGATGTCATCTTGGGCGATAGCGACGGCGTTATCGTGATCCCCGCGCACCTTGCGGATGAGATCGCCGACGAGGCGGTCGAGATGACCGCGTTCGAGGATTTTGTTACGGAGCAGGTCCGCGGCGGCCGCTCGATCCTCGGCCTCTATCCCGCGACCGATCCGCAGACGCCAAAGGACTTTGCGGCCTGGCGCAAGGCCCACGGCAGATGA
- a CDS encoding SMP-30/gluconolactonase/LRE family protein: protein MTMNRRNLLAGAGAVAASTLLARAAGAQSFPFVPNQRYPDPAVQILDPSFAKYRIYSSTVEQVATGMRWAEGPAYFPEGGYLLYSDIPNNRIMKFDEKTGQTSVFRANANYANGNARDRQGRLVTCEHSVTRRITRTEKDGKITVLADKFEGKRLNAPNDIVVKSDDTIWFTDPLFGINGEWEGKKEKPEQATTNVYRLTKDGKLTAVITDIVNPNGLAFSPDEKKLYVVEWKGTPNRSIWSFDVNADGTVGGKTKLIDAADQGALDGFRVDRDGNLWCGWGSNGALQPEPADVGGRRVYQLKGKSEDLDGVMVFSPAGKPLAHIRLPERCANLAFGGPKNNRLYMTSCHSVYALYVESHGAV, encoded by the coding sequence ATGACCATGAACCGACGTAACCTGCTCGCAGGGGCAGGCGCTGTTGCCGCTTCGACGCTTCTCGCGCGCGCCGCCGGCGCGCAATCGTTTCCGTTCGTGCCGAACCAGCGCTATCCCGACCCGGCGGTGCAGATCCTCGATCCGAGCTTTGCGAAATACCGGATCTATTCGTCGACCGTCGAGCAGGTCGCGACCGGCATGCGCTGGGCCGAAGGGCCGGCCTACTTCCCCGAGGGAGGCTATCTCCTCTACTCAGACATTCCCAACAACCGCATCATGAAGTTCGACGAGAAGACCGGCCAGACCAGCGTCTTCCGCGCCAACGCCAATTACGCCAACGGCAACGCCCGCGACCGCCAGGGCCGGCTCGTTACCTGCGAGCACTCCGTCACCCGCCGCATCACCCGCACCGAGAAGGACGGCAAGATCACGGTGCTGGCGGACAAGTTCGAGGGCAAGCGGCTGAACGCGCCGAACGACATCGTGGTGAAGTCCGACGACACGATCTGGTTCACCGATCCCCTATTCGGCATCAATGGCGAATGGGAAGGCAAGAAGGAAAAGCCCGAGCAGGCCACCACCAATGTCTATCGTCTGACCAAGGACGGCAAGCTGACCGCCGTCATTACCGACATCGTCAATCCCAACGGGCTCGCCTTCTCGCCCGACGAAAAAAAGCTCTACGTCGTGGAGTGGAAGGGCACGCCGAACCGCAGCATCTGGAGCTTTGACGTCAATGCCGACGGCACGGTGGGCGGCAAGACCAAGCTGATCGATGCCGCGGATCAAGGCGCGCTCGACGGTTTCCGCGTCGACCGCGACGGCAATCTGTGGTGCGGCTGGGGCTCCAACGGCGCGCTGCAGCCGGAGCCGGCGGATGTCGGCGGGCGCCGGGTGTACCAACTCAAGGGCAAGTCCGAGGATCTCGACGGCGTGATGGTGTTCAGCCCCGCCGGCAAGCCGCTCGCTCATATCCGCCTGCCGGAGCGCTGCGCCAATCTCGCCTTCGGCGGCCCGAAGAACAACCGCCTCTATATGACGAGCTGCCACTCGGTCTACGCGCTCTATGTGGAGTCTCATGGGGCAGTGTAG
- the araD gene encoding L-arabinonate dehydratase → MSKNKNPAELRSARWFAPDDLRAFGHRSRAMQMGYAPEEWKGRPVIAILNTWSDAQPCHMHFKSRVDDVKRGILMAGGFPMELPALSLSESFLKPTTMLYRNMLAMDAEELLRGHPVDGVVLMGGCDKTTPGLLLGATSMNLPTIYLPAGPMLRGNWKGKTLGSGSDAWKYWDERRAGKISDKDWVDVEAGIARSYGTCMTMGTASTMTAIAESIGMTLPGASSIPAADAGHIRMASECGRRIVDMVWEDLTPEKIQTRKAFENGITVAMAMGCSTNAIIHLIAQARRAGQDIGLDDFEKASRKVPVIANVRPSGDKYLMEDFFYAGGLPGLMSRIREHLHLDVMTVTGQTLGDNIARAEVYNDDVIRTVKDPIYAEGALAVLKGNLAPDGCVIKPSACEPRFLKHTGPALVFDDYPSMKKAIDDPDLDVTADHVLILRNAGPQGGPGMPEWGMLPIPTKLVKQGVRDMVRLSDARMSGTSYGACILHVSPESYIGGPLALVRNGDKITLDVNARTINLDVPQAELAKRRAAWKAPEPRYERGYGWMFTRHIKQANEGCDFDFLETGFGAPVEEPSIY, encoded by the coding sequence ATGAGCAAAAACAAGAACCCCGCCGAACTCCGCAGCGCGCGCTGGTTCGCACCCGACGATCTCCGTGCCTTCGGCCATCGCTCGCGCGCGATGCAGATGGGCTACGCGCCGGAGGAGTGGAAGGGCCGGCCGGTCATTGCGATCCTCAACACCTGGTCGGATGCTCAGCCCTGCCACATGCATTTCAAGAGCCGGGTCGACGACGTCAAGCGCGGCATCCTGATGGCCGGCGGTTTTCCGATGGAGTTGCCGGCGTTGTCGCTGTCGGAATCGTTCCTGAAGCCGACCACCATGCTCTACCGCAACATGCTGGCGATGGATGCTGAGGAATTGCTGCGCGGCCATCCGGTCGATGGCGTCGTGCTGATGGGCGGCTGCGACAAGACCACGCCGGGCCTGCTGCTCGGGGCCACCAGCATGAATCTGCCGACGATTTATCTTCCGGCCGGGCCGATGCTGCGCGGCAACTGGAAGGGCAAGACGCTTGGCTCGGGCTCCGACGCCTGGAAATATTGGGACGAGCGGCGCGCTGGAAAGATCTCCGACAAGGACTGGGTCGATGTCGAGGCCGGCATCGCCCGCAGCTACGGCACCTGCATGACCATGGGCACTGCGTCGACCATGACGGCGATTGCGGAATCGATCGGCATGACGTTACCGGGCGCCTCCTCGATTCCCGCAGCCGATGCCGGCCACATCCGCATGGCCTCCGAATGCGGCCGCCGCATCGTCGACATGGTGTGGGAGGATCTGACGCCGGAGAAGATCCAGACCCGGAAAGCGTTTGAGAACGGGATCACGGTCGCGATGGCGATGGGCTGCTCGACCAACGCGATCATCCATCTGATCGCGCAGGCCCGCCGCGCCGGCCAGGATATCGGGCTCGACGATTTCGAGAAGGCCAGCCGCAAGGTGCCCGTGATCGCCAATGTGCGCCCGAGCGGCGACAAATATTTGATGGAAGATTTCTTCTATGCCGGCGGCCTGCCCGGCCTGATGAGCCGCATCAGGGAGCATCTGCATCTTGATGTCATGACCGTGACCGGCCAGACGCTCGGCGACAACATCGCGCGGGCCGAAGTCTATAATGACGACGTCATTCGCACCGTGAAGGATCCGATTTACGCCGAAGGCGCGCTCGCCGTGCTCAAGGGCAATCTTGCGCCCGACGGCTGCGTGATCAAGCCGAGCGCCTGCGAGCCCCGCTTTCTCAAGCACACCGGCCCGGCGCTGGTGTTCGACGATTATCCCTCGATGAAGAAGGCGATCGACGATCCGGACCTGGACGTCACCGCCGATCATGTGCTGATTCTGCGCAATGCCGGGCCGCAGGGCGGGCCCGGGATGCCGGAATGGGGCATGCTGCCGATCCCGACAAAACTGGTGAAGCAGGGCGTACGCGACATGGTGCGGCTGTCGGATGCGCGCATGAGCGGCACCAGCTATGGCGCCTGTATCCTGCACGTCTCGCCGGAGTCCTATATCGGCGGGCCGCTGGCGCTGGTGCGCAACGGCGACAAGATCACGCTAGATGTCAACGCACGCACCATCAACCTCGATGTGCCCCAGGCGGAACTGGCCAAGCGTCGCGCCGCATGGAAGGCGCCGGAGCCGCGTTACGAGCGCGGCTATGGCTGGATGTTCACCCGCCACATCAAGCAGGCCAATGAAGGCTGCGACTTCGATTTTCTGGAGACCGGATTTGGGGCGCCGGTGGAGGAGCCGTCGATTTACTAG
- a CDS encoding ABC transporter permease has product MGEAKILLRDAADLTAVVPAEVERKLSVPELLWNDGFVRKSVIIIFLAVAWEIYGTVLNNPLLFPTFHDTILTMFDKVRDGTIPMRAWASLKVLFMGYAAGIVLAAIFTILAISTRIGTDFLETITAMFNPLPAIALLPLALIWFGLGNGSLVFVLIHSVLWPVALNTHSGFKSVSNTLRMVGRNYGLRGLPYVARILIPAAFGSILTGLKIGWAFAWRTLIAAELVFGVSSGQGGLGWFIFENRNLLDIPAVFAGLLTVIVIGLIVENLIFRTIERNTVQKWGTQS; this is encoded by the coding sequence ATGGGCGAGGCAAAAATCCTGCTGCGCGATGCCGCAGACCTGACGGCGGTCGTTCCGGCGGAAGTCGAGCGCAAGCTGTCGGTGCCGGAGCTGTTGTGGAACGACGGCTTCGTCCGTAAATCCGTGATCATCATCTTCCTCGCGGTGGCGTGGGAAATCTACGGCACCGTCCTCAACAATCCGCTGCTGTTTCCGACCTTCCACGACACCATTCTGACGATGTTCGACAAGGTGCGCGACGGGACCATTCCCATGCGTGCCTGGGCGTCGCTGAAGGTGCTGTTCATGGGCTACGCCGCCGGCATCGTGCTCGCGGCGATCTTCACCATTCTTGCGATCTCGACCCGGATCGGCACCGACTTTCTCGAAACCATCACCGCGATGTTCAATCCGCTACCGGCGATTGCGCTGCTGCCGCTGGCGCTGATCTGGTTCGGCCTCGGCAATGGCAGTCTGGTGTTCGTGCTGATCCATTCGGTGCTGTGGCCGGTCGCGCTCAACACCCATTCCGGCTTCAAGAGCGTGTCGAACACGCTGCGCATGGTCGGCCGCAATTACGGCCTGCGCGGTCTGCCCTACGTCGCGCGCATTCTCATCCCCGCTGCGTTCGGCTCGATCCTGACCGGCCTGAAGATCGGCTGGGCGTTTGCCTGGCGCACGCTGATCGCCGCCGAACTGGTGTTCGGCGTGTCGTCGGGGCAGGGCGGCCTCGGCTGGTTCATCTTCGAGAACCGCAATCTCCTGGATATACCTGCCGTGTTCGCCGGCCTGTTGACGGTGATCGTGATCGGCTTGATTGTCGAGAACCTGATCTTCCGCACGATCGAGCGCAACACCGTCCAGAAATGGGGCACGCAATCATGA
- a CDS encoding ABC transporter ATP-binding protein yields the protein MAGLLDVSDVTLRYKTSSAVVTATERVSFTVDRSDRFVLLGPSGCGKSTLLKAVGGYMKPSEGKMRISGREISEPGADRMMIFQEFDQLLPWKTVLENVMFPLLMTRKLPRKDAEMRARAYIEKVSLTRVVDSYPHTLSGGMKQRVAIARGMAMEPDILLMDEPFAALDALTRRTCQDELLQLWAETKFTVLFVTHSIAEAIKIGNRILLLSPHPGRVKAEVIDVDKVSGEDGSAARLEKQIHDLLFADAVTAH from the coding sequence ATGGCCGGGCTTCTCGATGTCAGTGACGTAACGCTGCGCTACAAGACTTCGAGCGCGGTGGTGACCGCGACCGAGCGGGTCAGTTTCACGGTCGATCGTTCCGATCGCTTCGTGCTGCTCGGCCCCTCCGGTTGCGGCAAGTCGACGCTGCTGAAAGCCGTCGGCGGCTACATGAAGCCGAGCGAAGGCAAGATGCGCATTTCGGGCCGTGAGATATCCGAGCCCGGCGCCGACCGGATGATGATCTTCCAGGAGTTCGACCAGTTGCTGCCGTGGAAGACGGTGCTGGAGAACGTGATGTTTCCGCTGCTGATGACGCGGAAGCTGCCGCGCAAGGACGCGGAGATGCGGGCGCGCGCCTATATCGAGAAGGTCAGCCTCACCCGCGTCGTCGATTCCTATCCGCACACGCTGTCCGGCGGCATGAAGCAGCGCGTGGCGATCGCGCGCGGCATGGCGATGGAGCCGGATATCCTGTTGATGGACGAGCCGTTCGCCGCCCTTGATGCCCTGACGCGGCGCACCTGCCAGGACGAGTTGCTGCAGCTCTGGGCGGAAACCAAATTCACCGTCCTGTTCGTCACCCATTCGATCGCGGAGGCGATCAAGATCGGCAACCGCATCCTGCTGCTCTCGCCGCACCCCGGCCGCGTCAAGGCCGAGGTGATCGATGTCGACAAGGTCTCCGGCGAGGACGGCAGCGCCGCCCGGCTGGAAAAGCAGATCCATGATCTGCTGTTTGCCGATGCCGTGACGGCACACTGA
- a CDS encoding ABC transporter substrate-binding protein: MLMLLPGSQASAQQKSEVTLSRQPGIFYMPSHIMEKNKLIEKHAASLGVPGVTTKWVNLSGGGAQTDALLAGSVDILNTGTGNLLLLWDRTRGGVKGIVATSAQPMTLISRDPNIKSIKDFGANDKIAVPTVKVSTQAIVLQIAAAETFGADQWSKLDPNTVQLGHPDAYVAMTNTQHEVRNHFAIPPFTFLELKNVPGAHVVLSSPDVMGGPLSQAQFFTTTKFADANPKIVQAVRDATEEAQDLIRSDTKAAVEIYKEVTGDKTSVDDLLAWLKEPGMMEWNLQPQGTMKFAAHLFKVGTLKTMPKAFTDYYLPVAHDLKGN; the protein is encoded by the coding sequence ATGCTGATGTTGCTGCCGGGTTCTCAGGCCTCGGCCCAGCAGAAGTCGGAGGTAACGCTGTCGCGGCAGCCGGGCATTTTCTACATGCCCTCGCACATCATGGAAAAGAACAAGCTGATCGAGAAGCACGCGGCTTCCCTCGGCGTTCCCGGCGTCACCACCAAATGGGTCAATCTGAGCGGCGGCGGCGCGCAGACCGATGCGCTGCTCGCCGGCAGCGTCGACATCCTCAACACCGGAACCGGCAATCTTCTCTTGCTGTGGGATCGCACCCGCGGCGGCGTCAAAGGCATCGTCGCCACCTCGGCGCAGCCGATGACGCTGATCAGCCGCGATCCGAATATCAAGTCGATCAAGGATTTCGGCGCGAACGACAAGATCGCGGTGCCCACCGTCAAGGTTTCCACGCAGGCGATCGTGCTGCAGATCGCGGCCGCGGAGACGTTTGGCGCCGACCAGTGGTCCAAGCTCGATCCCAACACCGTGCAGCTCGGCCATCCCGATGCCTATGTGGCGATGACCAACACGCAGCACGAGGTACGCAATCATTTTGCGATTCCGCCGTTCACGTTCCTCGAATTGAAGAACGTCCCCGGCGCGCATGTGGTGCTGTCGTCGCCTGACGTGATGGGCGGCCCACTCAGCCAGGCGCAGTTCTTCACCACGACCAAATTCGCCGACGCCAACCCGAAAATCGTGCAGGCCGTGCGCGACGCCACCGAGGAGGCGCAGGACCTGATCCGCAGCGACACCAAGGCCGCCGTCGAGATCTACAAGGAAGTCACTGGCGACAAGACCAGCGTCGACGATCTCCTGGCGTGGCTCAAGGAGCCCGGCATGATGGAGTGGAACCTGCAGCCGCAGGGCACCATGAAATTCGCCGCCCATCTGTTCAAGGTCGGCACGCTGAAGACCATGCCGAAGGCCTTCACTGATTACTATCTGCCGGTCGCGCACGACCTGAAGGGCAATTGA
- a CDS encoding GntR family transcriptional regulator, with protein sequence MAPPHTASRRAAPRSADRLDRDRQAAPQVFERLRGMIVSLELPPGSPLSRAALAGQFGVSSTPIRDALMRLEEEGLVDVFPQYATVVSRVDVRLAQQAHFLRQAVELEIVRRLAIQHEEALVAELHATIARQQQYAKAGDFEKFMAADNEFHSQLYAAADKQDIWALVRSRSGHIDRLRRMHLPSPGKAQDIVRHHRLIAKAIDAAEPDEAQKHLRTHLSGTLSELARIRARYPEYLSN encoded by the coding sequence ATGGCTCCCCCGCACACCGCCTCCCGCCGCGCAGCCCCGCGTTCCGCCGATCGGCTCGATCGCGATCGCCAAGCTGCGCCGCAGGTGTTCGAACGCCTGCGCGGCATGATCGTTTCGCTGGAACTGCCACCGGGATCGCCGCTGTCGCGCGCCGCATTGGCCGGCCAGTTCGGCGTCAGCTCGACGCCGATCCGCGATGCGCTGATGCGGCTCGAGGAGGAAGGCCTGGTCGACGTGTTCCCGCAATATGCCACCGTGGTCAGCCGGGTCGACGTGCGGCTGGCGCAGCAGGCGCATTTCCTGCGGCAGGCAGTTGAGCTCGAAATCGTCCGCCGGCTCGCGATCCAGCACGAAGAGGCGCTCGTCGCCGAACTTCACGCGACGATTGCCCGCCAGCAGCAATATGCAAAGGCCGGCGACTTCGAAAAATTCATGGCCGCGGATAACGAGTTCCACAGCCAGCTCTATGCGGCCGCCGACAAGCAGGACATCTGGGCGCTGGTGCGCAGCCGCAGCGGGCACATCGACCGGCTGCGCCGGATGCATCTGCCCTCGCCCGGCAAGGCGCAGGATATCGTGCGGCATCACAGACTGATCGCCAAGGCGATCGATGCCGCCGAGCCCGACGAGGCGCAAAAGCACCTGCGCACCCATCTATCGGGCACGCTGAGCGAACTCGCCCGGATTCGGGCGCGCTATCCGGAATATCTCAGCAACTGA